Proteins encoded by one window of Lathyrus oleraceus cultivar Zhongwan6 chromosome 1, CAAS_Psat_ZW6_1.0, whole genome shotgun sequence:
- the LOC127122722 gene encoding uncharacterized protein LOC127122722 isoform X1: MFVSESINNKNETTMSTMVFKVAVLGGGISGAVCASTLARNGVSVTLFESARGPGGRMSQRREKTEDGKELHFDHGAPFFSVSKPEVMRLVQEWQSRGLVAEWKEKFGSFDFQTLKFDNIEQEGLSKRFVGVPGMNSICKALCNENGVESKFGAGVGRVEWLDDEKLWSLIGVDGQSLGRFKGLVASDKNIVSTRITEVTGRLPPLDLKLLPGLSEKLHNIPVRPCFALMLAFAEPLSTIPVKGFSIKNSKILSSAYCDSSKPDRSTTRVASLFYSERWVLHSTAEYAENIIAQTGLKKPSDATLNKVAEELFQEFQSTEANISQPFFKRAHRWGSAFPDASIAQEEKCVWDRSKRLAICGDFCVSPNVEGAIDSGFAAALRLKDISASSL, encoded by the exons ATGTTTGTTTCAGAATCCATTAACAACAAAAACGAAACAACAATGAGTACCATGGTCTTTAAGGTTGCTGTCTTGGGTGGTGGaa TTTCTGGAGCCGTCTGTGCATCAACTCTTGCTCGAAATGGGGTTTCTGTTACACTCTTTGAGTCAGCTAGAGGCCCTGGTGGACGCATGTCCCAGAGAAG AGAGAAAACTGAAGATGGAAAGGAGCTGCATTTCGACCACGGTGCTCCGTTTTTCTCAGTTAGTAAGCCGGAAGTGATGCGTCTAGTTCAAGAATGGCAGTCGAGGGGTCTTGTAGCTGAATGGAAAGAAAAGTTTGGCTCATTTGATTTTCAAACCCTTAAGTTTGACAACATAGAGCAG GAAGGATTAAGCAAGAGATTTGTGGGTGTTCCGGGCATGAATTCAATCTGCAAAGCATTATGCAACGAGAATG GTGTGGAAAGCAAGTTTGGTGCGGGTGTTGGAAGAGTTGAATGGTTGGATGATGAGAAATTATGGTCATTGATAGGAGTGGATGGACAAAGTCTTGGTCGGTTTAAGGGACTCGTCGCATCAGATAAGAATATAGTTTCTACTAGGATTACAGAAGTTACAGGACGGTTACCACCACTTG ATTTGAAGTTGCTGCCCGGATTGTCAGAAAAGTTGCACAACATTCCTGTTAGACCATGTTTTGCATTAATGCTGGCATTTGCAGAGCCTCTGTCAACG ATTCCAGTTAAAGGCTTCTCTattaaaaattctaaaatctTAAGCTCGGCTTACTGTGATAGCAGCAAGCCAGACCGTTCTACAACAAG GGTTGCATCCTTATTTTACAGTGAAAGATGGGTTCTTCATTCAACAGCAGAGTATGCAGAGAATATAATCGCTCAAACAGGACTCAAGAAGCCCTCGGACGCCACATTGAATAAAGTGGCGGAAGAGCTTTTCCAAGAATTTCAAAGTACCGAGGCTAACATATCACAGCCCTTTTTCAAGAGAGCACATAGATG GGGGAGTGCATTTCCGGATGCGAGTATTGCGCAAGAGGAGAAATGTGTTTGGGACAGAAGCAAGAGACTAGCCATATGTGGTGACTTCTGTGTTAGTCCGAATGTTGAAGGCGCCATAGATAGTGGTTTTGCAGCAGCCTTAAGGCTTAAAGATATTAGTGCAAGCTCTCTATAG
- the LOC127122722 gene encoding uncharacterized protein LOC127122722 isoform X2 — translation MFVSESINNKNETTMSTMVFKVAVLGGGISGAVCASTLARNGVSVTLFESARGPGGRMSQRREKTEDGKELHFDHGAPFFSVSKPEVMRLVQEWQSRGLVAEWKEKFGSFDFQTLKFDNIEQEGLSKRFVGVPGMNSICKALCNENGVESKFGAGVGRVEWLDDEKLWSLIGVDGQSLGRFKGLVASDKNIVSTRITEVTGRLPPLDLKLLPGLSEKLHNIPVRPCFALMLAFAEPLSTIPVKGFSIKNSKILSSAYCDSSKPDRSTTSERWVLHSTAEYAENIIAQTGLKKPSDATLNKVAEELFQEFQSTEANISQPFFKRAHRWGSAFPDASIAQEEKCVWDRSKRLAICGDFCVSPNVEGAIDSGFAAALRLKDISASSL, via the exons ATGTTTGTTTCAGAATCCATTAACAACAAAAACGAAACAACAATGAGTACCATGGTCTTTAAGGTTGCTGTCTTGGGTGGTGGaa TTTCTGGAGCCGTCTGTGCATCAACTCTTGCTCGAAATGGGGTTTCTGTTACACTCTTTGAGTCAGCTAGAGGCCCTGGTGGACGCATGTCCCAGAGAAG AGAGAAAACTGAAGATGGAAAGGAGCTGCATTTCGACCACGGTGCTCCGTTTTTCTCAGTTAGTAAGCCGGAAGTGATGCGTCTAGTTCAAGAATGGCAGTCGAGGGGTCTTGTAGCTGAATGGAAAGAAAAGTTTGGCTCATTTGATTTTCAAACCCTTAAGTTTGACAACATAGAGCAG GAAGGATTAAGCAAGAGATTTGTGGGTGTTCCGGGCATGAATTCAATCTGCAAAGCATTATGCAACGAGAATG GTGTGGAAAGCAAGTTTGGTGCGGGTGTTGGAAGAGTTGAATGGTTGGATGATGAGAAATTATGGTCATTGATAGGAGTGGATGGACAAAGTCTTGGTCGGTTTAAGGGACTCGTCGCATCAGATAAGAATATAGTTTCTACTAGGATTACAGAAGTTACAGGACGGTTACCACCACTTG ATTTGAAGTTGCTGCCCGGATTGTCAGAAAAGTTGCACAACATTCCTGTTAGACCATGTTTTGCATTAATGCTGGCATTTGCAGAGCCTCTGTCAACG ATTCCAGTTAAAGGCTTCTCTattaaaaattctaaaatctTAAGCTCGGCTTACTGTGATAGCAGCAAGCCAGACCGTTCTACAACAAG TGAAAGATGGGTTCTTCATTCAACAGCAGAGTATGCAGAGAATATAATCGCTCAAACAGGACTCAAGAAGCCCTCGGACGCCACATTGAATAAAGTGGCGGAAGAGCTTTTCCAAGAATTTCAAAGTACCGAGGCTAACATATCACAGCCCTTTTTCAAGAGAGCACATAGATG GGGGAGTGCATTTCCGGATGCGAGTATTGCGCAAGAGGAGAAATGTGTTTGGGACAGAAGCAAGAGACTAGCCATATGTGGTGACTTCTGTGTTAGTCCGAATGTTGAAGGCGCCATAGATAGTGGTTTTGCAGCAGCCTTAAGGCTTAAAGATATTAGTGCAAGCTCTCTATAG
- the LOC127122722 gene encoding uncharacterized protein LOC127122722 isoform X3 translates to MSTMVFKVAVLGGGISGAVCASTLARNGVSVTLFESARGPGGRMSQRREKTEDGKELHFDHGAPFFSVSKPEVMRLVQEWQSRGLVAEWKEKFGSFDFQTLKFDNIEQEGLSKRFVGVPGMNSICKALCNENGVESKFGAGVGRVEWLDDEKLWSLIGVDGQSLGRFKGLVASDKNIVSTRITEVTGRLPPLDLKLLPGLSEKLHNIPVRPCFALMLAFAEPLSTIPVKGFSIKNSKILSSAYCDSSKPDRSTTRVASLFYSERWVLHSTAEYAENIIAQTGLKKPSDATLNKVAEELFQEFQSTEANISQPFFKRAHRWGSAFPDASIAQEEKCVWDRSKRLAICGDFCVSPNVEGAIDSGFAAALRLKDISASSL, encoded by the exons ATGAGTACCATGGTCTTTAAGGTTGCTGTCTTGGGTGGTGGaa TTTCTGGAGCCGTCTGTGCATCAACTCTTGCTCGAAATGGGGTTTCTGTTACACTCTTTGAGTCAGCTAGAGGCCCTGGTGGACGCATGTCCCAGAGAAG AGAGAAAACTGAAGATGGAAAGGAGCTGCATTTCGACCACGGTGCTCCGTTTTTCTCAGTTAGTAAGCCGGAAGTGATGCGTCTAGTTCAAGAATGGCAGTCGAGGGGTCTTGTAGCTGAATGGAAAGAAAAGTTTGGCTCATTTGATTTTCAAACCCTTAAGTTTGACAACATAGAGCAG GAAGGATTAAGCAAGAGATTTGTGGGTGTTCCGGGCATGAATTCAATCTGCAAAGCATTATGCAACGAGAATG GTGTGGAAAGCAAGTTTGGTGCGGGTGTTGGAAGAGTTGAATGGTTGGATGATGAGAAATTATGGTCATTGATAGGAGTGGATGGACAAAGTCTTGGTCGGTTTAAGGGACTCGTCGCATCAGATAAGAATATAGTTTCTACTAGGATTACAGAAGTTACAGGACGGTTACCACCACTTG ATTTGAAGTTGCTGCCCGGATTGTCAGAAAAGTTGCACAACATTCCTGTTAGACCATGTTTTGCATTAATGCTGGCATTTGCAGAGCCTCTGTCAACG ATTCCAGTTAAAGGCTTCTCTattaaaaattctaaaatctTAAGCTCGGCTTACTGTGATAGCAGCAAGCCAGACCGTTCTACAACAAG GGTTGCATCCTTATTTTACAGTGAAAGATGGGTTCTTCATTCAACAGCAGAGTATGCAGAGAATATAATCGCTCAAACAGGACTCAAGAAGCCCTCGGACGCCACATTGAATAAAGTGGCGGAAGAGCTTTTCCAAGAATTTCAAAGTACCGAGGCTAACATATCACAGCCCTTTTTCAAGAGAGCACATAGATG GGGGAGTGCATTTCCGGATGCGAGTATTGCGCAAGAGGAGAAATGTGTTTGGGACAGAAGCAAGAGACTAGCCATATGTGGTGACTTCTGTGTTAGTCCGAATGTTGAAGGCGCCATAGATAGTGGTTTTGCAGCAGCCTTAAGGCTTAAAGATATTAGTGCAAGCTCTCTATAG
- the LOC127122918 gene encoding photosystem II 10 kDa polypeptide, chloroplastic, translated as MASSVMASLSLKPTPFTVQKSSVKGLPSISRQFRVVASGVKKIKTDTPYGTGGGMDLPNGLDASGRKQRGKGVYQFVDKYGANVDGYSPIYEPKEWSATGDVYAGGTTGLAIWAVTLAGLLAGGALLVYNTSALSQ; from the exons ATGGCTTCTTCAGTTATGGCTTCTTTGAGTCTCAAACCAACTCCTTTCACTGTTCAGAAATCTTCCGTGAAAGGACTTCCTTCCATTTCAAGGCAATTCAGAGTTGTTGCCAGTGGTGTCAAGAAGATTAAGACTGACACACCTTATG GAACTGGCGGTGGCATGGATTTGCCTAATGGCCTTGATGCTTCTGGCAGGAAACAAAGG GGAAAGGGTGTTTACCAGTTTGTAGACAAATATGGTGCTAATGTTGATGGATACAG CCCTATCTACGAGCCCAAGGAATGGTCTGCCACCGGTGATGTCTACGCCGGAG GTACGACTGGGCTGGCAATCTGGGCAGTAACTCTAGCCGGTCTTCTAGCTGGTGGTGCACTCCTTGTCTACAACACAAGTGCTCTGTCACAATAG
- the LOC127115350 gene encoding DExH-box ATP-dependent RNA helicase DExH12 codes for MGESRFKQYTYIPPKPLPLSPPCVIPKPNSFDMIGIEKESVFLSIHVEEESVFPVIDDGIYQPKTKRTRAAYENLLSLIQQPVPGHPLAGQPLSTVRFVADKIIEILKNDGVSIHDKKINIDMLLNPIPNHVFDQLVSIGKLITDFYGFSAGHVDGGIVDGVRNLSICSNR; via the coding sequence ATGGGGGAATCGCGGTTCAAGCAATACACGTACATCCCCCCAAAACCTCTACCCCTCTCCCCTCCCTGTGTAATACCAAAACCCAACTCCTTCGACATGATCGGCATCGAAAAAGAGAGCGTCTTCTTGTCTATCCACGTCGAAGAGGAGAGCGTCTTCCCGGTCATCGACGACGGCATATACCAACCAAAGACTAAGAGAACCCGTGCCGCCTATGAAAATCTCCTAAGCCTCATCCAGCAGCCCGTCCCCGGTCATCCACTCGCCGGTCAGCCGCTCAGTACAGTCAGGTTCGTCGCCGATAAGATTATTGAAATTCTCAAAAACGACGGCGTTAGTATCCATGACAAGAAGATCAACATTGACATGCTTCTCAACCCTATCCCTAACCATGTTTTTGATCAGCTTGTCTCAATTGGTAAGCTTATAACTGATTTCTATGGGTTTTCCGCCGGTCATGTCGATGGCGGCATTGTAGACGGTGTCCGGAATTTATCCATCTGCAGCAACAGATAG
- the LOC127122990 gene encoding NAC domain-containing protein 21/22: MSNISMVEAKLPPGFRFHPRDEELVCDYLMKKVTHSDSLLMIDVDLNKCEPWDIPEAACVGGKEWYFYTQRDRKYATGLRTNRATASGYWKATGKDRSILRKGTLVGMRKTLVFYQGRAPKGRKTEWVMHEFRIEGPHGPPKFSSSKEDWVLCRVFYKNREVATKASMGSCYDDTGSSSLPALMDSYISFDHQAQFHTDEYEQVPCFSIFSQNQMNPFFNHTTTNMEPKLPTLNNNNNPTTTFGGAPYSLDPLSCDRKVLKAVLSQLSKMERNTLDNNANSNQNLKGSSPSLGEGSSESYLSEVGMPHMWNSY; encoded by the exons ATGAGCAACATAAGCATGGTTGAAGCAAAGCTTCCACCAGGGTTCAGATTTCATCCTAGAGATGAAGAACTTGTGTGTGATTACTTGATGAAGAAGGTTACTCATAGTGATTCTCTTCTCATGATTGATGTTGATCTTAACAAGTGTGAACCATGGGATATTCCTG AAGCGGCATGTGTGGGAGGAAAAGAATGGTATTTCTATACACAAAGAGATCGAAAATATGCAACAGGCCTACGCACAAATCGTGCAACTGCGTCGGGCTATTGGAAGGCCACTGGAAAAGACAGATCTATCCTTCGAAAGGGCACTCTTGTTGGCATGAGAAAGACTTTAGTGTTCTATCAAGGAAGGGCACCAAAAGGAAGAAAAACTGAATGGGTTATGCATGAGTTTCGCATTGAAGGTCCTCATGGCCCTCCTAAATTTTCTTCTTCTAAG GAAGATTGGGTATTGTGTAGGGTATTCTACAAAAACAGAGAAGTTGCCACAAAAGCAAGCATGGGTAGTTGCTATGATGACACAGGCTCTTCATCACTTCCAGCATTAATGGATTCATACATCAGTTTTGATCACCAAGCTCAATTCCACACAGACGAATATGAGCAAGTGCCCTGCTtctccattttctctcaaaacCAAATGAATCCATTCTTCAACCATACAACAACAAACATGGAGCCAAAACTACCTACactcaacaataacaacaatcCAACAACTACATTTGGAGGAGCACCTTATAGCTTAGATCCTCTGTCTTGTGATAGAAAAGTTCTGAAAGCTGTTTTGAGTCAACTCTCAAAAATGGAAAGAAACACTCTTGATAATAATGCTAATAGTAATCAAAATCTAAAAGGATCGTCACCAAGCTTAGGTGAAGGAAGTTCTGAGAGTTACTTATCTGAAGTGGGTATGCCCCATATGTGGAATAGTTACTAA